In Brevibacillus brevis, a genomic segment contains:
- a CDS encoding sigma 54-interacting transcriptional regulator, with protein MAMSETVEMLQAILGAIDEGIHVVDANGITIYYNHVAAKLDGLTSEEVLGKPLLEVFPSLDRQSSTLLRVIDSGESIYNQPQVYKNWKGVRVETINTTLPVRVGKRLVGAVEVAKDIGKLKELSERLVDLQAKISKPKRTKRSADGLSFQFEDILTCSEQMNQVKERARRAARTSSPVMIYGETGTGKELFVQSIHQASTRSSGPFIAQNCAALPSSLLESILFGTTKGSFTGADDRPGLFELADGGTLFLDELNSMPLDLQAKLLRVLQDGHIRRIGGSQQVKVDVRVIAAVNEPPKMLVQQGLMRTDLYYRINVVSFELPPLRKRREDIELLAGHFLEKFNRQFGMSVRGISPEVKRLFAAYPWPGNVRELEHVIEAAMNMVDSDWIEMEHLPLHVLERPAGLAEAEPLVTQTALQMESGKTLPELVRELEERVIQEAMSSTEGNVLRAAKLLGIPRQTLQYKLSQRTTPPR; from the coding sequence ATGGCCATGTCCGAAACCGTAGAGATGCTGCAGGCGATATTGGGGGCAATTGACGAAGGGATTCACGTGGTCGATGCGAACGGGATCACCATCTACTACAATCACGTGGCAGCCAAGCTGGACGGCTTGACCTCGGAGGAAGTGCTCGGCAAGCCGCTGCTCGAAGTGTTTCCTTCGTTGGACCGGCAGTCGAGTACGCTGCTGCGGGTCATCGACAGCGGAGAGTCGATCTACAACCAGCCCCAGGTCTATAAAAACTGGAAGGGCGTCCGGGTCGAGACGATCAATACGACCTTGCCGGTACGGGTGGGAAAAAGGCTGGTCGGGGCCGTCGAAGTGGCCAAGGATATCGGGAAACTCAAGGAGCTCTCGGAGCGGCTGGTGGATCTCCAGGCGAAAATCAGCAAGCCGAAGCGAACCAAGCGCTCTGCGGACGGACTTTCCTTCCAGTTCGAAGACATTTTGACCTGCAGCGAGCAGATGAACCAGGTCAAAGAACGCGCTCGCCGGGCAGCGCGGACGTCGTCGCCGGTGATGATTTACGGAGAGACGGGCACGGGCAAGGAGCTGTTCGTCCAGTCGATCCATCAGGCGTCTACCCGCAGCTCGGGGCCGTTTATCGCCCAGAACTGTGCGGCGCTCCCTTCCTCGCTGCTCGAGAGCATTCTGTTCGGCACGACAAAAGGGAGCTTTACAGGGGCAGACGACAGACCCGGGCTGTTCGAGCTGGCAGATGGAGGCACATTGTTCCTGGATGAACTGAACAGCATGCCGTTGGATTTGCAGGCCAAGCTGCTCCGCGTTCTGCAGGACGGACATATTCGCCGCATTGGCGGAAGCCAGCAGGTCAAAGTCGATGTACGCGTGATCGCCGCCGTCAATGAACCGCCGAAAATGCTCGTCCAGCAGGGATTGATGCGGACAGACCTGTACTACCGGATCAATGTCGTCTCGTTTGAATTGCCACCGCTCCGCAAAAGGCGCGAAGACATCGAGCTTCTGGCGGGTCATTTTCTGGAAAAGTTCAATCGGCAGTTTGGCATGAGCGTCCGGGGAATCAGTCCGGAGGTGAAGCGGTTGTTTGCCGCTTATCCGTGGCCGGGCAATGTGCGGGAGCTGGAGCACGTGATCGAGGCGGCGATGAACATGGTCGATTCGGACTGGATCGAGATGGAGCACTTGCCCTTGCATGTGTTGGAAAGGCCGGCGGGTCTCGCGGAGGCGGAGCCGCTCGTGACGCAGACGGCGCTTCAGATGGAATCGGGCAAAACGCTTCCGGAGCTGGTCCGGGAATTGGAGGAGCGCGTGATCCAGGAAGCGATGAGCTCCACGGAAGGCAATGTGCTGCGAGCCGCCAAGCTCCTGGGGATTCCCAGGCAGACCCTGCAATACAAGCTGAGCCAGCGCACGACACCTCCAAGGTGA
- a CDS encoding DUF1934 domain-containing protein, which translates to MQDVQIRLTARHRVEGDWEETTHSYPGKCVQKASAWYLTYTEQVEGAGEVSTTLRLTEKSITLVRQGGVSTRQQFEKGASTHSSYQSPYGPFAMETHTNKLRIRYENEMPLSVELSYQLWMNEQYAGEHELSIQILAQS; encoded by the coding sequence ATGCAAGACGTGCAAATCAGACTGACAGCCAGACATCGGGTAGAAGGCGACTGGGAAGAAACAACCCACAGCTATCCGGGAAAATGCGTGCAAAAGGCATCTGCCTGGTACCTGACCTATACGGAGCAGGTAGAGGGAGCGGGGGAGGTCAGCACGACCCTCAGGCTGACGGAGAAGTCGATCACGCTGGTACGCCAGGGGGGAGTCTCGACCAGGCAGCAGTTTGAGAAAGGGGCCAGCACGCATTCCAGCTATCAGAGCCCCTATGGCCCATTCGCGATGGAGACGCATACCAACAAGCTGCGCATCCGCTACGAAAACGAAATGCCCTTGTCTGTGGAGCTTTCTTATCAGCTGTGGATGAACGAACAGTATGCGGGGGAGCACGAACTGTCGATTCAGATCCTGGCGCAATCATAA
- a CDS encoding MFS transporter, translating into MKEVFAHPEFRKLFFSNLFSGFGQGMTMIGIAWYLVETTGSAQLLGSTMFTSAVLMFFIGPYIGTLIDRFSRKKMLLIENVIGFTVLGALGVWGFFGAYAEWMLIAIYLVTTFMYQIHYPAQSALVQEGFEPRHYNSINSLLEIEGQTASVLAGGFAGLLLNSYGLHIVILFNALTYLFAFGLLSTMKYTFTLEGEAKANRGVTWLGQLGQSWRYIRERRGFLIFGISALMPFIAIMASNLLKPVYVSQTLKADVSIFSFGEMAYAIGAVAAGVLVSVVVAKFGQLSSMVGSTLLFAVVIVAMVALPYGWALVASYMVYGWCNASVRLIRQSLYMTVVPKHLMGRVMSFFNSVGMMMRLVLIGWFTAMIDYTGASIGYLILAGLLLLAAVGVAATMRFLLAEAAAQVAVATEER; encoded by the coding sequence ATGAAAGAAGTGTTCGCCCATCCCGAATTTCGCAAGCTGTTTTTCTCCAATCTCTTTTCCGGGTTCGGCCAGGGCATGACGATGATCGGAATCGCCTGGTATCTGGTGGAAACGACCGGCTCCGCTCAGCTGCTGGGATCGACGATGTTCACATCTGCCGTCCTGATGTTTTTTATCGGTCCGTATATCGGGACGCTGATTGATCGATTCTCCCGCAAGAAGATGCTGCTGATCGAAAACGTGATCGGCTTTACCGTCCTGGGCGCGCTGGGCGTATGGGGCTTTTTCGGGGCGTACGCCGAGTGGATGCTGATCGCCATCTATCTCGTGACGACCTTCATGTACCAGATTCATTATCCGGCCCAATCGGCCTTGGTGCAGGAAGGCTTTGAACCACGGCACTACAACAGCATCAACAGCCTGTTGGAGATCGAGGGCCAGACCGCGTCGGTACTGGCGGGCGGGTTCGCCGGGCTGCTGCTGAATTCCTACGGCCTGCACATCGTCATCCTGTTCAATGCACTGACGTATCTGTTTGCATTCGGGCTGCTCTCCACGATGAAGTACACCTTTACGCTGGAAGGCGAGGCCAAAGCGAACCGGGGAGTCACTTGGCTGGGACAGCTCGGGCAGAGCTGGCGCTACATCCGGGAAAGACGGGGCTTTTTGATTTTCGGCATCTCTGCGCTCATGCCGTTCATCGCGATTATGGCGAGCAATTTGCTCAAGCCCGTCTACGTGAGTCAGACGCTCAAAGCCGATGTCTCGATTTTTTCCTTCGGGGAGATGGCCTACGCCATCGGAGCGGTAGCTGCAGGCGTGCTCGTCTCTGTGGTGGTCGCGAAATTCGGGCAGCTTTCCTCAATGGTAGGGTCCACACTGCTGTTCGCGGTCGTGATCGTGGCGATGGTGGCTTTGCCGTACGGTTGGGCATTGGTGGCGTCCTACATGGTGTACGGCTGGTGCAATGCGTCGGTTCGCCTGATCCGCCAATCGCTGTATATGACGGTCGTCCCCAAGCATTTGATGGGGCGGGTCATGAGCTTCTTCAACTCGGTAGGAATGATGATGCGGCTGGTTCTGATCGGCTGGTTCACGGCGATGATCGACTATACGGGAGCAAGCATCGGCTATTTGATTCTGGCGGGACTCTTGCTTTTGGCCGCAGTCGGAGTCGCCGCGACCATGCGCTTTTTGCTCGCGGAGGCCGCCGCACAGGTCGCGGTTGCAACCGAAGAGCGTTAA
- the speB gene encoding agmatinase: MRFDEAYSGNVFIRSHGNYEESQAVIYGMPMDWTVSFRPGSRFGPARIREVSIGLEEYSPYLDRLLEDIKYFDAGDIPLPFGNVEGSLDMIRNFVAKVLADGKFPLGLGGEHLVSWPVFQAVYEKYKDMVVFHFDAHTDLRDNYEGYQYSHSTPIKKVCNLIGGKNVYSFGIRSGMREEFEWAKENMHLYKYDVLEPVKKVLPTIGNRPIYLTIDIDVLDPAHAPGTGTTEAGGITSRELLDTIHYMANNGANVIGCDLVEVAPVYDHSEMTQIVASKIVRELLLSFVK, encoded by the coding sequence ATGCGTTTCGACGAAGCATACTCCGGCAACGTCTTCATCCGCAGCCACGGGAATTACGAGGAAAGCCAAGCGGTCATCTACGGCATGCCGATGGACTGGACCGTGAGCTTCCGTCCGGGCTCCCGTTTCGGCCCTGCCCGGATCCGCGAAGTATCCATCGGGCTGGAAGAGTACAGCCCGTACCTCGACCGCCTTTTGGAAGACATCAAGTACTTTGATGCGGGCGACATTCCGCTTCCTTTCGGGAATGTGGAAGGCAGTCTGGACATGATCCGCAATTTCGTGGCGAAAGTGCTGGCAGACGGCAAGTTCCCGCTCGGCCTGGGCGGTGAGCACCTCGTTTCCTGGCCGGTGTTCCAAGCGGTCTACGAAAAGTACAAGGACATGGTCGTGTTCCACTTCGACGCGCATACCGATCTTCGCGACAACTACGAGGGCTACCAGTATTCCCACTCCACTCCGATCAAAAAGGTGTGCAACCTGATCGGCGGCAAGAACGTGTACTCGTTCGGGATTCGCAGCGGGATGCGCGAAGAGTTCGAGTGGGCGAAGGAAAACATGCACCTGTACAAATACGATGTGCTCGAGCCGGTGAAGAAGGTGCTGCCGACTATCGGCAACCGCCCGATTTACCTGACGATCGACATCGACGTGCTCGATCCTGCCCACGCGCCGGGTACCGGTACCACAGAAGCGGGCGGCATCACTTCCCGCGAGCTTTTGGACACGATCCACTATATGGCAAACAACGGTGCCAATGTCATCGGCTGCGACCTGGTGGAAGTAGCGCCTGTGTACGATCACAGCGAGATGACGCAAATCGTGGCGTCCAAAATTGTCCGTGAGCTGCTCCTCAGCTTTGTAAAATAA